The window CTTGGATATCTGTTACATTTCCGTCACCCTCCCCAAAATCCTAGCCATCATCTGCACAGGCAGTGGCACCATCTCCTTTGTGGGCTGTTTTGTCCAGCTCTACTTCTTCATCTCTTTTGGTATCACTGAATTCTTAATCCTCAGCATCATGGCCTACGACCGCTATGCAGCCATCTGCGACCCCTTGCGCTACTCGCTCATCATGAGCAGAAGAGTCTGCCTCCTGCTGGCAGCTGGGTCATGGGCAGCCGGCTTCTTGAATGCCCTGCTCCCTATTATGCTCATCTCCAACCTCTCCTTTTGCAACGTCAATACTGTGGACCACATTTTCTGTGACATCGTAGCCCTAGAGAAGATCGCTTGTGATGATACATCTAACGTGGAGATCGTCATATTCACTGAGATTGTCATCTTGGGACTGAGCCCTTTCCTTCTGACCCTCATCTCTTACGTCTACATCATTTCCACTATCCTCAGGATCCGATCCACGGCAGGGAAGCGCAAGGCCTTTTCCACCTGTTCCTCCCACCTCACGGTGATCGTCCTCTTTTACGGGATTGTCATCTGTCTCTACCTGCAGCCCTCATCCATTTACTCCCCGACTCGTTACAAACTCTTTGCTTTCTTCTacacagcagtgattcccattcTGAACCCCATGATCTACAGCCTAAGGAACAATGACGTCAAGAACGCCTTGTGGAACCTGAGACAGCAAGTTTCTTGAAAGATCAGCCCTCTCGAGGCAGTCTCATATGATGGTGGCATGtcctgcatgctcagttttaggtTAGAAGGGCTGAAAGTAGAAGTTCAGTGGCACTTTAATGTTCAGAAGTCAAAATAACCAATCCCCCAGTTTTGAATGCAGCATTGTTGTGTATCTCAGGGGAATATTGCAAGATGAAGCCCACTGAAAATGGGGACAAAATTCAAAATCAACAGCAGACATCTAAAGACTTGCATCTGAATATTGAATTAGTTGCCCAAAGCAGGTTGGCAAATCACATAATCCTGTATGAAGTGCATCCTGCAACTAAAGGCTCAGTGTACTGTGAGCGCATGCAGTGCCTGTAATTCCTGCCTAACCACAGTCACGCAACGGACCTATCACTTCAAACATTTGCTGTCTACCTGCCTTGTTCCCCTGTGTGACTGTGGTCCTTGAATCCACCTTCGGGCTCTCTACTTCAAAATACTCTGATTCTTCCTACTTTCAACAGAGAGCAGGTGCTTTTCAGATCCTTTATATTGCACCCTTTCAAATTTGGGAACTTTTCTCATGTATTCTTTTCTGTTAGAACGTGCCTGCGCACCTCAGTTCTGAGAGCCCCAGCAACTCAAAGGCTCGTGTCCTGGTTCAAGTGAAGACGGTGCTCTGTTTCAGTATTGCTGTGGGGTTAACCcctttctttccatttctgctaTGCTCCTTGAAGTTGCCTCTTTCAGGCCAAGAGGTTCTGCAACAGGCAGGAACTTGTGGCCCtggttcccccccacccccattgagCAGCAAGAACTACATGTCCCAGCATGCAGTAGGGCAAGCCCAAAACTAGGTAGGCCTGTCCTGAAAGAGAGGGTGCTGTTTTATGTCAAAAGGGAAGATGATGTATGGGGGAAGGGAGATTTCCAGGCCTTTTATCATCCCAGCATTAATTACATCTTTCCAGTGATGTGACCACTTCTCTTTTGCTTTGAATGACTAACATGTCTTTGCCCAGCAAATACTAAGACTACACAGTTTTTGCACATTCTAAAATGTTATATTAATGTctccttttgatttttttttctctatgatGCCCCAGTCTGTCTTCATTAAACATTTCTGTCCTTtctgccttctttctctctgCTGCCCGCACTGTCCCTGTGCTGTGATGGGGCTGTATGTGCATAGCAGCCAGCGCTGTGAGTGTATGAACACCTCCCAATACAGAGCAAAtgctttgactgtgtccagggaggggcaaTTTCCAATGGCTgtagcacctccaatcattttggtGTCtacatgtatgtgtgtctgtctgtgtgcataggagccaacatttcaaaattggacacatacaaggaattttctcaaaacTGGGAGTGAATTCACCCACAGAATCGGCTCCTATGTCTGTGTGTATAGTCTGCACTGCTGCTGCCCATGGTGTACCTGTGCAGTGGGGGCgggggatttatttactgccttttttcaggaattcactcaagtaagaacagatcaaacatgagcaataggcaattacagcagtaaaaatactgaagtaacaatacaaagtatggcatggtatactacttgcaatgacaacacaatacgtaatagaacattataattggtagtgaagggtaaggcaaagttgtaacatatagatgagtaagaaagtaggaagaattagaaagtaaggtgattgatttgaagaaagttgcatgtgaggtaacatagtagatgacagcagaaaaagacctgcacggtccatccagtctgcccaagaaatgtgccacttttttgtgtataccttaccttgatttgtaccagtcttttgcagggcacagaccgtacaagtctgcccagcactatccccgcctccctaccaccagccccgcctcccactaccggctctgttatccaatctcggctaagctcctgagggtccatttcttctgaacaggattcctcagagagatggttaaatattatctcagctagggtaggagtggataaacatgtcccgctgcagtatgagcagcccgagtcaatccttgtgtgtgtgaatgagactaacaagttagttacttcttccattaaaggcttggttgcagagccaagctttcacctgcttcctgaagtacaggtagtctttggaatgcattgcctgaaaggctccgcttaacacgagtgtgggggctacttgtgggtatcacatcgtgtaatgtctgcTGCTGGATCCTTTCCTCAATGCAGAAGGCAATATGAAATAATGCACAGAAGCTCTGCtaaatgctttatttatttttttttttttagaaaattgcATTTTATGGAAAAGATTTAGAATctgttaggaaaaaaaaaaagttattgcaacaagagtagcctagtgcttagattAATAGGCTGAGAAGctgaaagccagggttcaaatcccacggatGCTCCTTTTAacctagggcaagtcacttagactTAGGACCCTACAAACCTGCGTCACTGTACGTTGACACGTGTTAGTCCGAGTTAAGCAATTGCCCCAAAATTCTCTACAGCGGGTCTGGAGTCgcacatgcaaatctggtcattTATGCCAAGAACTGATAGCCAGCAATTTTCGATGttaattagcagtaattagaatttacctgcACAGCTTTCTAGGTGCATTCTACAAAACAGGTGCGTGTGAATTCCAAAAAgtaggcgtggccatgggcgggcTGTGGGTGTTTCTGAAATTCACGTGCACTGTTACAGAGCATGCCCGTTCCACGCCTAAGTTAGTTGTGGGCATTTTACTCCAGGTATTACTTGGCATAAAATggccgcgactaaatttagtcatagggGGAACgtccgctaagcgtattctataaactgcacctctGTTTAAGGCGGAGTTTATAGAAAAGCTCTAAGTGCATGGGGTTTTTGGCGCCGATTTTCCGgctgccatatatatagaattcgACCCATAGAGGACAATACTGTGAAGGGGTAAAAGCGAAGCGTGTAAAATCTGAGCACTAAGCGAGTATTTCTAGAGCGGCATATCTGTACACCAAATCCACGCCAGCGTTTAGGTGTCGATAAATCACATAGAGCTGGACAGCAATacttggaacagtgcggggattAACGTAAGGCAATATCTTCAAAACTTATCCCAGGCACAAATGAAGTTTAGCGCAGTTTTGACCTATTGTGAAGGATCTTCAGAATTCCTGCATCCAGACTGCTCAACTCACGGTTTTCTAGGCAGTTGATGTGCAAC is drawn from Microcaecilia unicolor chromosome 14, aMicUni1.1, whole genome shotgun sequence and contains these coding sequences:
- the LOC115457427 gene encoding olfactory receptor 5V1-like, giving the protein MEHENRTLPTQFIILGFSDLPSLRSFFFIVFLSIYFTSLVGNLLILTVTYSNPRLHTPMYFFLGNLSSLDICYISVTLPKILAIICTGSGTISFVGCFVQLYFFISFGITEFLILSIMAYDRYAAICDPLRYSLIMSRRVCLLLAAGSWAAGFLNALLPIMLISNLSFCNVNTVDHIFCDIVALEKIACDDTSNVEIVIFTEIVILGLSPFLLTLISYVYIISTILRIRSTAGKRKAFSTCSSHLTVIVLFYGIVICLYLQPSSIYSPTRYKLFAFFYTAVIPILNPMIYSLRNNDVKNALWNLRQQVS